One Spea bombifrons isolate aSpeBom1 chromosome 1, aSpeBom1.2.pri, whole genome shotgun sequence DNA window includes the following coding sequences:
- the ADRA2C gene encoding alpha-2C adrenergic receptor has protein sequence MRVEEALSWQGTPKAKDTAHLCACHFNTSTMDMPENTSDINNTLLPSSEPHGAPGVGQYSVTAVWGLAAIVGFLIIFTIVGNVFVVIAVLTSRALKAPQNLFLVSLASADILVATLVMPFSLANELMGYWYFGSVWCDIYLALDVLFCTSSIVHLCAISLDRYWSVTQAVEYNLKRTPRRIKGIIVIVWLISAVISFPPLISMDRDPEDYVYPQCKLNDETWYILSSCIGSFFAPCVIMILVYIRIYQVAKLRTRTLSEKKPATDCSSHTENGFSKGTSYKMPVEKENGHYPSRPSPPRATDLDDVELEESSVSESKRRKSSSRDENTDSSRDKRTSKNNSFSKQSSRFSRSSNKSMDLFSSRKKKRRSSISRRKVTQAREKRFTFVLAVVMGVFVVCWFPFFFSYSLYGICREACEIPETLFKFFFWIGYCNSSLNPVIYTIFNQDFRRSFKKIICLGKRKTFVH, from the coding sequence ATGAGGGTTGAGGAGGCACTAAGTTGGCAAGGCACACCAAAAGCAAAGGATACCGCGCATCTATGTGCATGCCACTTTAACACCAGTACTATGGATATGCCTGAAAATACGTCTGATATCAACAATACCCTCTTACCCTCTTCTGAGCCCCATGGAGCCCCTGGAGTGGGGCAATATTCGGTGACTGCTGTCTGGGGTCTAGCAGCAATCGTGGGATTTCTTATTATATTTACCATTGTGGGAAATGTATTTGTGGTTATTGCAGTGCTGACAAGCAGGGCACTTAAAGCCCCCCAGAACCTTTTCTTGGTATCTTTGGCAAGCGCAGATATTCTGGTGGCTACATTAGTAATGCCCTTTTCTTTGGCTAACGAGCTCATGGGATACTGGTACTTTGGCAGCGTATGGTGTGATATCTATTTAGCCTtagatgttttattttgcacCTCCTCTATAGTTCATTTATGTGCTATCAGCCTGGACAGGTACTGGTCAGTGACACAGGCTGTAGAATACAACCTAAAGAGGACCCCTCGGAGGATTAAAGGCATCATTGTCATAGTCTGGCTTATTTCTGCTGTCATCTCCTTCCCACCTCTAATTTCTATGGACAGAGACCCAGAAGATTATGTATACCCTCAGTGTAAATTAAATGATGAGACCTGGTACATCTTATCTTCGTGCATAGGGTCATTCTTTGCCCCTTGTGTCATAATGATCTTGGTGTACATCCGCATTTACCAAGTAGCAAAACTGAGGACCAGGACTTTATCAGAGAAGAAACCTGCTACAGACTGTTCTTCTCACACAGAGAATGGCTTCAGCAAAGGGACCTCTTATAAAATGCCAGTGGAGAAAGAGAATGGGCACTACCCATCTCGACCAAGCCCACCCAGAGCCACAGATCTAGATGATGTGGAGCTGGAGGAGAGTAGTGTATCAGAGAGTAAGAGGAGGAAGAGCAGTAGCAGAGATGAGAATACAGACTCCAGCAGGGACAAGAGGACAAGTAAGAACAATTCCTTCTCCAAACAGTCCAGCCGCTTTTCTAGGTCCAGCAACAAATCTATGGACCTGTTCTCCTccaggaagaagaaaaggaggAGTAGCATCTCCAGGAGGAAAGTCACCCAGGCTAGGGAGAAGAGGTTTACATTTGTCTTAGCAGTGGTTATGGGGGTATTTGTGGTTTGTTGGTTCCCATTTTTCTTCAGCTATAGTTTATATGGGATTTGCAGAGAAGCCTGTGAGATACCCGAAACGTTATTTAAGTTTTTCTTTTGGATTGGTTACTGCAACAGCTCTCTCAATCCCGTCATTTACACCATTTTCAACCAGGATTTCAGACGTTCCTTCAAAAAAATCATATGTCTGGGCAAAA